The following is a genomic window from Fibrobacter sp. UWR4.
ATAAAGTGAAGTAAACTCGACATTCTGAAAAGACGATGAAGTTGATAGAATAATTCTGAATTTAATCCGACTTTCTGTAGGGAACCCAAAGTTTATTTAGCGTTAAAAATTTGAAATAAATCTTGTTAGGGGTTTGTGTGTCGATGTGGAACGACTCCAGCGAAGCCGGGTGAAGCCGAAGGCGATGGAACCGAACGGAGAATCAATATTCTTGGCGCGGAGATGTCGCCCTACGTTCTACAGCTAGAGAACGGCCTCCGGCCATGGGTGTTTGGGGTAGCGTCCCCTCAGTTCCTTGCGTAATTCTGGGTAGGTGTTTTTCCAGAAACCCGTAAGATCCCAGGTCTTTTGCATACTGCGGAAATTGGGGGCGAGGATGTCATAACGGACTGGCAATTTTCCGTCAGCAATCCTGTGTTCGCCTGTAATGGGCGATGCCTTTCCAGAGGCTCGATCCACCTGCATAAAATCCTCGATGCGGGCAGAAACTTCGATGAGGACGCCTTCTGCGCTTTGTGTCATGAGGTTGCTGCCTGGTGTTCCTGGCTCAGGGACATCGACTTCCTGATAGCTGTAGCGGGCTTTTTTCCCGTTGGGTAGCGTATAATGGTCGGGGAAAGTTTTTGAAAGCCAATTCAACATGGACTTTCCAAAGTATTCCTCCACAATGTTGCGATAACGATCTTCGTTAATATCTCGAAGAAGGAATACGCCATCGGTAAACTCATCGAAGATCAATTCCATATCTTCTTCATTGAATTCCGGTAGCCCAAATTCAGGATAGAGCTTTGCCGCAAGACGCATCTTGATGAGCAATGTCTGTACGTTTTCCGTCAGGAATTTTCCGTCCCAATTTTCCTTGGCGAGTTTTTCCTTCCAGGCTTCTACGGTCAGTTCCTTCAGTTTGGAAAGAACTGCAGGGGAGGCCTCCTGAGGGAGTATTTCCCGTTCAGAAGATCCTTGAATTTCCTTCCCGATAAAACGTTCCTGACCACTGCGCCATAGCAATTCGTAACGGGCGGGTTCGCTGTCGTTTACAAGCATTTCCTTGGGGACTGGAACGTAGAGATTGACGCGAAGTTCAGATTTGGATCCGCCACCAGTTCTAAGCATGGATAAACTGATGATGGCGTAAGGCGGTTCCGTTACCTGCAAACGGATGACGTTTCCGTTATCCAGCTTGTATACGCCACCATTCTGGGATGCCGATGGTGTTGCTACTCTATCGGGATAGGAATGGAGTAGCGTGCGGATCAGTTGCTGCTGGTCATCATTTTTGGAGGTAGCCTCGTTCCCGAATACACTTTTGCGATAGTCTTGCAGTTGCCTTAACGTATAAGAGACTTCGCGAGGTGCGCCTGAACCCTTTAAGGTATCGCTAGCTAAGGTAATGAGGTTTAGAGGCTGCTTGGATTTCTGGACGAATTCCGTACCGGAATGAATCCATGCCATGGCGGCCAAAGTCAAGTCGGGTAAATCGGATGCTTCTTTGGCGGTTGCAAGAATCAATGCCAGCGGAATGTCCGTTACCGGTGTGCGGATTGCCTTTTCGCCAAGTTCCGTAATGGCGCCAGCTTCCAGCATGCCGAAGCCTTCTAACAATTTTAAGGCGGCTTGCTTTCTATTCTCGGGAATGTCCGTAGGAAGTGCTAAGTTTCCCACCTTCTTTTCGAGGGAGGCCTTCTGTAGGAGTAATTCGGAAGGTTCAATCTGAGTGACTTCGGGAATGATTCCCTGAGGCATTCTCTTTTCTGTTTCTTCACTCCATAGACGGATGGCGCAACCGTTCTGGGTTCGTCCTGAACGTCCGGAACGCTGGATGGCGTTCTGCATGGAGATTGCGGATGTGCGTAAAACGTTTACTTTCTCGCTGTCGTCATATTCACTGACTCGTTCAATACCGCTGTCCACCACTCCGCTAACATTCGGGACGGTGATGGATGTTTCTGCAATGTTGGTGGTGAAGATGACTCGAGGTCTTTCCGTTTCCTCGAAAATGCGATCCTGGATGTTTCTTTCCTGGCCACCAAAAAGATCCAGGTATTCTGCCGCCTGATTTCCCAATGCTTCTTCGGCTGCCGTATGGCAGCGCATAATTTCACCCTTGCCTGGTAAAAATACAAGCGTTGTTTTCCAGACGTCATTTAGTTTTAGAGTGCGTAATGCCTTGATGACTTCTGCTTCCAGGGTGTTGCCTGTGGTGGGATTCTGGTGCAAAATCTGTACCGGATAAAGGGGATGACCCAGTTCCAGACATTTTACGCCTAGGGTGTTTTCCATTTCCGTCCGGTTCAGCTTGGCGCTCATGACCGCAATTCGGGGACCGCCCTTGAGTAGGTAGCTGAAAAGCAAATCCATGTCCGCCTTGCGTTCGTGGTATTCGTCGAAAACGACCCAGTCCGCTTCCATTTTACCGTGAAGCAGTTCCTGCAAAAAGTTGCCGTAGGTCTGGAAAAGGATTTTTGTTTCTGCGGATTTGCAACTGTCCTGACGAACTTGGTAGCCGACGGTCTTGCCGCAGCTTTCCTCGTGAAGTTTTGCGGAATACTGGGCTAGGGAGATGGCTGCAATTCGTCTGGGCTGCAATACCACAACACGGCCTTCGCAATGTCTGGAAAGAAACCAGGGAATGTAGAGGGATTTACCTGAACCCGTGGGGGCTTCCACCAAAAGATTTCGGTGCTCGCCGATGGCTTGTTCCAGCTTTGATTCTTCTTCTGCGATAGCAAGGTCTTTGTAGTGACGCATAAAAATATACAGAGGGATTCAGGGTTCAGTTCTTATAAGAAAAGCAGAACTGCTATTGCAATCCTGCTTTTTCAAAAGTCTTGAAAAGCTTTTGTTATGCTCTGGGGTAGCGGAGCTTTTCGCCAGTAGCGATGTCGTTGTAGGGCTTCTTGCCGTCACGGAGCTTCTGGTTGATGACCAAGTTGTCGATACGGCGGCGGAGACCCTGTTCAGTCTTGCAGAAGAAGTAAGCGACCTTGTTGGTGCCGGGAACCAGGAACATGGCCAGCTTGTACTTTGCCTTGACAGCGTTGCGGAAAAGCTTCATGTCTTCCTTGTTGGGCAATACGAAGTTGCGACCTTCCTGAACTTCACAGATCATGTCGGCGTCCAGGAGCAGGGCCTGGGACTTTTGCTTGAGAGCTGCAAAGTTGGGTTCGGTATTCTTCTTGATTGTTTCAAGGCTGAATGCGCCACCGCCTTCCTTCAGGGCCTTACGGACACCGCGGACGGCAAAAATGACAACAACAAGGACAACAACGATGAGAAGTACCCACCAGTAGTTGGAAAGAAAATCTAACATAGGACCTCGCTTTTTCTCCTAAATTCAGTGCCAAAGATAGAAAAATGAAAGAATGTGTTGTCTATGAAATGAAGTAATTGACGCGATTTTTATGAAATATATAGAGGTGGAAGGGATATTTTCTATTATTGTGGGTAATAGAGGAATCATGTTTTTCAATTTTTGGAAGAAATTTGGTTTGAAAGGCTTGAGTGTAGCGACTGCGCTTGCACTTTCTCCTTTGCATGCCCAAGATGTTTCCTCCCAGGATTCTGTTGCAATTGGCGGTTGCCCTGAAGGAACGGTTCTTACGGGAATTGCTCTGGAGGGGTTGGAAAATACCAACCCGAGGGTGATTCATCGCGAACTTTTAAACAAGGTGGGGGAGGCGTACTCCTCTGAAAAGTTCCAGGCGGAAAAACATAAGCTGGAAGATTTGGACTTGTTCACGGATGTCGCTTTAAGTTGCGATGGAAATGGTGTTGCCCATTATCAGTTTAAGGAAATTTTCCGCTGGATTCCCGCCCCTGCAGGAAAGTCTACGGATCGCGATGGCCTGATGATTGGCCTAGCCCTGGCAAACCTGAATGTGCTTGGTGAAGATATCCGAGTGGAAGTGCAGTACCGCACTACGCTTGATCCGTTCCTCGAGAATAATGAGTATGCCTTGTACGCAAGCTCTCCTTATTTGTTCGGGTTGCCGTTAGGCTGGAACTTTGAATTCCTGAGAACCGATAGTTGGGACGACTTACGTACTTTTCAGGATAATAGCTATCTAGCGGATCTGGATTTGGATTACGAGGTAAGGCCTGGTCTCTCCTTATTGGGAACGATGGCGCTTCGTTACTTGTATGGTGCTGCGGGATTGCCAGAACTGGGCCTCGGCTTTGCCTTTGACTTCCGCGATAGTAAACTGGATAGTCGCCGGGGAGTCTATTTCGAATATATGTTGACACACGTCGGATATGGGGATGATCATGAAATAGATTGTAAAGAAGGTCCTTGCGATGATCTGGGGGGTGAAAACTTCAATGAATTCCTGATAGACGCTCGTGCCTATTTCACTTTATGGCGTTTTGTAACAGGGGCAACAGCCCTGGTCCGCTATCGTCCTGGTGATGTGGAACGTTATGATTATTTCTACCATGGTGGTGCCAATACTTTCCGTGGCCATGAGGCGAGTTCCGATAGGCTTGGCGTCCATGAAGCCTTGTTGACTTTGGAAGAACGTTTTGTCCTAAGGGAACGTAAGCCAGCTTCCTTGTGGGGTATCAATTTTTTCTACGGTCTTCAGCTTGTTGCTGGGTTGGATGGCAGCCTACTGTGGGATAAGGGCCGTCCTAGCTGGGACAATTACGAAGGTGCTGTCTATGGCGGTCTCCATCTGGTGATTCCCGCACTGGACCGCGTGCGTTTTGAGGTGGGGTACAGCCCTGACCGCAAGGAGCCTAAGTTCTACTTCGGTCTCTTCGATCGTGCGACCACAGCACGTTGGCGAAACAGGTAACAGTGAATAGTGAAGGATGTAACCATCCCGAAATCAAAAGCGCTTGCATCTTGCTGCTCTAGCCCCTAGAACCTAGTCTCTAGCCCCTATACTGGTGAAAAATGATCGATTGTTCGTTCGGGAAAATCCTTGACTTTCTGTAAATAAATGCTAAATTTTTGTTACATATACTGAAAAACAAAAATGCGGGCTCGTGGTGAGCTCGAGGAGACCTAATGTCAATTAACTACTTGGACCTGCCCATTGGCAAGAAGTATCCCTACGAAGTGGATTGTGTTGTTGAAATTGGTAAGGATACTAACCTCAAGTACGAATACGATGAACGTTTGCATGTGTTCCGTCTGGACCGTTGCCTGCTTAGTTCCATGAGCTATCCCTGTACTTATGGTTTTATTCCCAGCACCAAGGCCGACGATGGTGACGCCCTGGATATGCTGATTTATAGCCCTGCATCCATGATGACCGGTACTGTTTGCACTTGCCGTGTGATTGGCGCTCTGGATATGACCGACGGTGGCAAGAAGGACTATAAGGTTCTTGGTGTTCCCGTATTCAATCCTCGTCCCATTAAGGACATTACCGATGTGGACCAGATGTTTTTGCGCATTACCAAGAACTTCTTCCAAAACTACAAGGAACTGGAAGGTAAGGATGTTCAGATCGGTGAATGGAAGAACGCTGAATTCGCTCGTGAGAAAGTGATTGTCGCTCATCGTGCCTACTATCAAAATCAGGTGCAGATACCGGAAACTTGCTACCAGGAACCGGAAGCAAATGATCATCTTCCCCCTGAGGAACTGATTTAATGTTTTATGTTTGCTGAAGGACACCTGGATTTATCCGGGTGTCTTTTGCTTTTTGACTGGTTTATGCGTAAATTTTTCCTTTTCTTAATGTTCATTCTTGTGACAGGGGCTTTCGCCAAGACCCTGGTTGCCGTGGTTGAAACCAAGGCTGCGAATGATGTATTGACTAAGGAAGAAAAGTTCTTCGTAACGGATAAGCTGCGTGAGATTGCGAACCAGACCTTGCCTGCCTATCAGGATTTTAGCATCATGACTCGAGAAAATATCGAAGTGATGCTACCTCCGGGGAAGACTATCGAGGAATGTGAGGGAAGTTGCCTTGCTGAAACTGGACGTAATATTGCTGCTGATTTTATCGCCCAGGCACGAGTGGGACGTTTTGCCGAGAAGCTTACCCTTACGGTGGAAATGTATGAAACTAAAACGGGCAAATTGGTCTCCAGCTTTACAGGTACAAGCGATGATGCCGTAACTCTCCTGGATGTAATCGAACGTGAAGCGGGCAAACTTTTCCAGAAAATAAAGCGTGGAAAAGACGATGCCGCTGGTTATGTAGGACCGGATGGTTTTTCTGAGTTTTCTGATGGAGAGTCCTATTCTGCACAAAGGTCCCGCTTTGTTATTGTGCCGGTAAACAGCGATCCTGAAGGGGCTCTCCTGAGTGTTGATGGAGATCCTGTTCCTAATTGTAAGGAGACACCCTGTAAAATCCAGCTGGAGGCGGGTTCCCATCGTTTTTCTCTTGTGGCGGACATGTATCAGAAAAAGGATTCGATTGTTGACGTTCAACAGGGAACTGTTATTGAATTTAGATTGAAACCTCTCTTTGGTATTCTAGATGTGGATCCTTCCTTTGAGAAGAATTATTACTTGAATACATCTACTTATGCGACCTTGGATGGTGATTATATTGAACTGGGTGAAAATCGTCTGAAGCCTGGATCTTATGATCTGAAGGTGACCAATGACTGTTATGAGTCCATGTCTGCAACGGTTACTGTGAAAACGGGTAGCCAGCTTAAATTTGACAGGATGATGAAAGCTGCGAAGGGCGGGCTCACCTTAAGTGCAACCCGGGATAATGAACCTGTGGAAGAACCGGTTTATATCGATGGAAAATACGTGGGACGAACTCCTTATAGTGGTACTGTTCCTGTTTGTGCTTCTGTTACCATCGGGGATGATTTTGATGAAGTACCTGTGACGATTCCCTATCATGACGATGTGAGCTATACTTACCAGTTTGCGTCTCGTAAGTCTTACGAAACCTCCTATAGGGAAATGGATGGGGATGACTATAGCTATGCGCCAAGTGCTGTTGCCACAAGGGCTAGAGGTACTCCTCGCCGTTCTGAATCCCGTGTGAATTCTTCAGAAACGACTCAGGATAACTCATCTAGTGCGGTGAGTGAATCGGGTGGATATTTCCAGGTCCTGCTGGGTTTTGGTTTGGATTTGCCTCTAAGTGAAACCGCGTTCGATGATACCGGTCTTGATTTTATGCTGGGCCAATATTATGTAGAGGCATTTTTTGGCTGGAAGTCCAGCAGTGGTGTGTTTTTGGGCTTAGGCGGTGGCTTCGGTGTTCATGATCCTCTTGTCATGGATTCGTCTTCGTCTGATGGATACAATGATTATTATGGTGGATTGTCGGAAGACGAAGCAAACGATATGCTGCCTTCTCCATCTCTTGCTTTCTTGCTTTCTGCAGAGTTGGGCGTAGACTTTAAAATGGATGCAGATAAGTATGACGTTGCGGTAGGTTTGCGCGGTACAGCCGTTTTCAGCGAATGGCCAGCTTTTTCTGTAAGTTTTTTCTTTGAGATGATGTCCTTTATAGGAATGGAATTAGGATACACCACAATTACAGGTGATGACTTGTGGGAAAGTGGCGGTGGTGTTTCCATTAAGATGTATTTCAGATTCCCAGGACGTCCTGGGGTTGTTTTTGGAAAGAAGTAAAAAAGAAAAGGCACCTGTAAAGGTGCCTTTTGAAATATGGTTCTGGTAGATTCCGCTAGAAAATGCGAACTTTTACGGGCAACTTGCTGGTGATCTTCTTAGCGACGGATTCCATAAATTCCTTTTCCAAGGGGAGTACATCCGGGGTTGCCGTTTGGCGAATAACCGTGTATAGCTGAACTTCGACGAAATGTTCCGGGCGGGTGCTATAAATTCGAGCCAGGTTCTGGATGTAGCTTTCAATTTCTGCGTCGCTAGGTGTTTCGCCCTTGATGGAACAGAGCATTGTCTGGATGCAGATGGGATGGCGCTGGATTGCCTTTTCCAAATTGGAAAGAATGTTGTCGAACTTTACTGCGGAACGGTTCATTTTCTTGTACCATTCTTCCGTACCGGCGTCCAGCTTTGCCCAGATTTCACCGTCATTTTCCAACAGGATGGAAAGGGCGTCTTCCACGGAATCGCGACCTAGTTGGCTTGCGTTAGTGATGAGACGCAATTTGAAAGAGGCTGGGTTCAGCGGATCTGTGGAACCGACATGACGTTCCTGGTACTCTTGCTGGATGATTCGCATGCGCTTGCAGACTTCTGCGAATTCTTTCACGATGGTGGATTCTCCGTCTCCGGAAAGGCAAAGATCCTTGATGATTTTCTTATCGTCGGCAACCTTACCGAAAAAATCACACTTGGCGAACTCGCCGGATTCGTAGAACAAGACGAACTGACGGAGTTCCTTT
Proteins encoded in this region:
- a CDS encoding ATP-dependent helicase C-terminal domain-containing protein, with protein sequence MRHYKDLAIAEEESKLEQAIGEHRNLLVEAPTGSGKSLYIPWFLSRHCEGRVVVLQPRRIAAISLAQYSAKLHEESCGKTVGYQVRQDSCKSAETKILFQTYGNFLQELLHGKMEADWVVFDEYHERKADMDLLFSYLLKGGPRIAVMSAKLNRTEMENTLGVKCLELGHPLYPVQILHQNPTTGNTLEAEVIKALRTLKLNDVWKTTLVFLPGKGEIMRCHTAAEEALGNQAAEYLDLFGGQERNIQDRIFEETERPRVIFTTNIAETSITVPNVSGVVDSGIERVSEYDDSEKVNVLRTSAISMQNAIQRSGRSGRTQNGCAIRLWSEETEKRMPQGIIPEVTQIEPSELLLQKASLEKKVGNLALPTDIPENRKQAALKLLEGFGMLEAGAITELGEKAIRTPVTDIPLALILATAKEASDLPDLTLAAMAWIHSGTEFVQKSKQPLNLITLASDTLKGSGAPREVSYTLRQLQDYRKSVFGNEATSKNDDQQQLIRTLLHSYPDRVATPSASQNGGVYKLDNGNVIRLQVTEPPYAIISLSMLRTGGGSKSELRVNLYVPVPKEMLVNDSEPARYELLWRSGQERFIGKEIQGSSEREILPQEASPAVLSKLKELTVEAWKEKLAKENWDGKFLTENVQTLLIKMRLAAKLYPEFGLPEFNEEDMELIFDEFTDGVFLLRDINEDRYRNIVEEYFGKSMLNWLSKTFPDHYTLPNGKKARYSYQEVDVPEPGTPGSNLMTQSAEGVLIEVSARIEDFMQVDRASGKASPITGEHRIADGKLPVRYDILAPNFRSMQKTWDLTGFWKNTYPELRKELRGRYPKHPWPEAVL
- a CDS encoding BamA/TamA family outer membrane protein, with the translated sequence MFFNFWKKFGLKGLSVATALALSPLHAQDVSSQDSVAIGGCPEGTVLTGIALEGLENTNPRVIHRELLNKVGEAYSSEKFQAEKHKLEDLDLFTDVALSCDGNGVAHYQFKEIFRWIPAPAGKSTDRDGLMIGLALANLNVLGEDIRVEVQYRTTLDPFLENNEYALYASSPYLFGLPLGWNFEFLRTDSWDDLRTFQDNSYLADLDLDYEVRPGLSLLGTMALRYLYGAAGLPELGLGFAFDFRDSKLDSRRGVYFEYMLTHVGYGDDHEIDCKEGPCDDLGGENFNEFLIDARAYFTLWRFVTGATALVRYRPGDVERYDYFYHGGANTFRGHEASSDRLGVHEALLTLEERFVLRERKPASLWGINFFYGLQLVAGLDGSLLWDKGRPSWDNYEGAVYGGLHLVIPALDRVRFEVGYSPDRKEPKFYFGLFDRATTARWRNR
- a CDS encoding inorganic diphosphatase, which produces MSINYLDLPIGKKYPYEVDCVVEIGKDTNLKYEYDERLHVFRLDRCLLSSMSYPCTYGFIPSTKADDGDALDMLIYSPASMMTGTVCTCRVIGALDMTDGGKKDYKVLGVPVFNPRPIKDITDVDQMFLRITKNFFQNYKELEGKDVQIGEWKNAEFAREKVIVAHRAYYQNQVQIPETCYQEPEANDHLPPEELI
- a CDS encoding PEGA domain-containing protein produces the protein MFILVTGAFAKTLVAVVETKAANDVLTKEEKFFVTDKLREIANQTLPAYQDFSIMTRENIEVMLPPGKTIEECEGSCLAETGRNIAADFIAQARVGRFAEKLTLTVEMYETKTGKLVSSFTGTSDDAVTLLDVIEREAGKLFQKIKRGKDDAAGYVGPDGFSEFSDGESYSAQRSRFVIVPVNSDPEGALLSVDGDPVPNCKETPCKIQLEAGSHRFSLVADMYQKKDSIVDVQQGTVIEFRLKPLFGILDVDPSFEKNYYLNTSTYATLDGDYIELGENRLKPGSYDLKVTNDCYESMSATVTVKTGSQLKFDRMMKAAKGGLTLSATRDNEPVEEPVYIDGKYVGRTPYSGTVPVCASVTIGDDFDEVPVTIPYHDDVSYTYQFASRKSYETSYREMDGDDYSYAPSAVATRARGTPRRSESRVNSSETTQDNSSSAVSESGGYFQVLLGFGLDLPLSETAFDDTGLDFMLGQYYVEAFFGWKSSSGVFLGLGGGFGVHDPLVMDSSSSDGYNDYYGGLSEDEANDMLPSPSLAFLLSAELGVDFKMDADKYDVAVGLRGTAVFSEWPAFSVSFFFEMMSFIGMELGYTTITGDDLWESGGGVSIKMYFRFPGRPGVVFGKK